The Vulpes vulpes isolate BD-2025 chromosome 1, VulVul3, whole genome shotgun sequence genome contains the following window.
GTTTGACCTGGTGAGAGGTCATTTCAGTGCAATGGTAGGGACCAGAGCCCTGCTTgtgtggaaggagaaagaaaaaggtaggAGCCATGTTTTTGGCATGAAAATAACGAGAGCTTTCATTCCAAAGAAAGTTCATACCTTTTCTGGGAAAAGAGAGCAACAGGATGGAAGATAATCCTGCATCTCAGTGCAGGTGGGCAAGCGGGTGAGGAGGGGAAGGATTTAGGAGACAGGCAGTGTACTGCACGGAGCCTTGTCTGCTCAGAACACTCTGGTGCCCCTTTAGGTCCCGTTAAGGTTTGGGAAGTCccagtgggggaaggaaggaacaggTGTCACTCCTTCCAGGAGCCTGGCCATACAATCTCACAGCTGCTGGTCAGGAGACAGGTAGTGAGGCCAGGTAGGATGTACAGGGAGGCGCGCTTTGAAGGGAGCACCTTCCCCAGCGAGGGGGGACGTGTCTGTGTGTCACATCCCAtttcatccatctgtccacccTTTTAAGTCACCTGATGCACATCTCCCAAGGCTCTTGTGTACCCAGTCCTGGGCTGGGCAATGTTGAGGACATTGATGAGTTCCTCTGGTACCCcggccctgccccaggctggtGGGAGAGCTGCACACACAGTCACATTCCAGGGCAACTCATGCTCCAATGCAAGCCACACAGGGCGCTGTGCGCGTCCAGAGCAGGGTGGACAGGGCCAGGGTGCAGCAGAGCAGCTGACCACAGACGAAGGTGGTGGAAGGTGGGTCCCACCTGGCCCGTCTGCACAAGGGCTGAGGGAGGGGGTGAAGGGGGGGAAGGTCAGGCCCTGCTGCCATTCCACATGGCTGTCCCCGTCCCTGCCCCCGGGGGGGCTGAAACTGCATGGAAGGTCCCCCGGAGGTGCCCTGTCTAATAAACTCGATGACGAGGACTGTGACTCTGGTTCCAGTACCCCTGACACCCAGCTTCTCCCTGACGCCTGCCCTTTTCACCTCTGGGGTGCTGAAGACACCAAACCAGAATCAGTTCTGCCAGTCATCAAGACCCAGGGATCTGGGCCCCAGTCTTCTGCCCCAGGGGTTGGGCTTctagcccctcctccctcagaccaaGGGTTCAGGCCCCCAGCCTCATTCCTCAGACCAGGAGTCTGTGggcccccagctcctcctccctcagactcAGGGATTTGGGCCCCCAGCACCAAATCCCTCGGACCAGGAGTCCTgaaccccagcccctcctccttcagactcaggagtccaggccccagcccctcctccctcagacccagcaATTCAGGCGTCCAGCCAGGCCTGCTCCGGACCGAAACTCCaggtgccctgccctgccccgtctCCTGCCACCCTGGAGATGGGACCCTCGGCTCCCGCTTGCCCCTTAAGGAAATAAGAGTGCGCTCAGGCTCTAGTCGGGTCAGGATCCCGCCCTCAGGCCCTCCTCCCGGGACAGCCTCCCTCCTCCGCCCGCGTCCCCTTAAAATACCCGAGGTCCCTATGGCAACAGGCGCTGGGCGACAGGTGCGGGTGTTATTTACGGGTCAAGCCTGAAATagccggggagggcagggggtgggcgggAGAGGCGAGCAGAGGGGCCGAGCGGCCGTCCGGGCGGAGCAGGCGGCTGCGTGCAGGACCCGGCGGCTCGGAGGCGTCGCGGAGCTGGAGCCGGGGCGGCGCGGAGGCAGGGGAGCCAGGGGAGCCAGAGGGGGCCCtgcccgggagcccgaggtgggcggCCTGCGGGAGGCGGCGGGCCTGGGGCTGAGCCTGGAGCGGTCCCGGCCCCGCAGGCCCTGGGAGCCCGGGGGAGGGGAGCCGAAGAACCCCCGAGGGACGGACGCAGAGTCCCTTCCGGGGTCCTGGTTGTCCTGTGAATCCTGGGGGGGGCCTTGCCCCTGTTTCCTGAACCTCAGTGGGGACCACAGCCCCTCCCGCTGACCCCGCAGGGACTCCAGGTCCCCCTCCTGAGCCGGGGGCATCCCCCCAGCGCCCTTTTCTGGACCCCACTCTCTCTGAGCCACTAGTCCCTTCTCTGAGACCCAGGAGACTTTCTCTGATCTCCTCTGAATGGCCGGGGAGACACCCACCCCCTTTTCCTGAAGCCAAGCCAGGACTCTGCTGTCCCCTTCCGTGATTGTGGGGGTTCCACTGCCTTTTTGAGGCTCCAAAGGAGTTCTGATCTCCTCTTCTGTACCCCAGAGGGGACCCACCTTCTCCCTCCAGACACTCTGAGCCCAAAAGGAAGCCGGAGGCATCTCCTCTCAAACACTCAGAGGATTTCAGCAACCTTCCCTGGGTACCCCAAACTCTAAGCTTTCGTGGGGTCCTCAGATCCCTTTCCCCAGGACACCCAGCTTCCCTCTGGGATTCCTCCCAGTGGCAGCCCAAGTAGGGGGTGACTCAGCTAGTGCCCAGGCCTCCTTCCTCTGGAGCCCTCATGTCCCCCTCCTAGACACCCAGCTTCTAGCTCTGGGCCTTTGGGGTACCTTGCTTTTCCTCTGGGTCCACCTTCATTGCTGAGTTTCTGTGGCCTCCCAGGCCCTCCACTGATTTAGAGGCTTTCCCGGCCAGAGGCactgttttttcctcttctaagCTGCAGAGGCACCTAGACTCCCCCACTGGAGGTTCCAGGGAAGATTCAGATCTTCCTTTCTTGGAATCCATTGGAAACTGAGCCCTTCATCTCCTTCAGGACCCCAGcctgtccccactccccaccttAGGGCCCCTCCTCAGCTCTGCCTCCTTTGCACCTGTTCTGAGCCTCACCGGGGCCACAGCCTCTGGGATGATGATGTGGTCCAACTTTTTCATGCAAGAGGAGGACCGGAGGCGGCGGGAAGCTGCGGGCCGGCGGAGGGCTCAAGGGCAGCATCAGCTGACCCCCGAGCGGGAGGGGAAGATCAAGCTGGGGCTCCTGCTGAGCGCCGTGGGCGCCACGCTGGCTGTGCTGGCCGTGGGCACCGAGTTCTGGGTGGAGCTCAACACGTACAAGACCAATGGCAGCGCCGTCTGCGAGGCTGCCCACCTGGGGCTGTGGAAGATGTGCACCAAGCGGCTGTGGCAGGCCGACGTGCCGGAGGGCAGAGATACCTGTGGCCCCGCAGAGCTGCCTGGAGGTGAGAGGCCACGCCCCCAGCCCGGGAGTTGTGCCCCAAGATAGTGAGAGTGGTGGGGGTAGGAGAAACCCATACCCCAGAGAGAGCCTGAGTCCCAGGAAGAGAGCTTGGACCCttagaaccccccccccccccatacccaCATCAACCCGTGCTCCCTGTAATATCCTTTGCCCCAGGCACAAGCTGTGTGTGTtggctggggggggtgggggtgtagaaggtaggaaggagagagaggacagTCTGTACTTCCAGACTAGTCTGTACTGACCATCCTGTACCCCCCCACAAGTGGCCTGTTCCAGCTACATCCTGTGCCTCAACTTGCCTGTACCCCCAGACTAGTCAGTACCCTAAAGCTAGCCCACCCTTAAATCAGCCTGCATCCCCAGACCAGCTTCTGCCTCCAGACAGTCAGTAACTCTCAGACCAGCCTGTATCCTCAGACCAGCTTGTACCCCCAGAATAGCCTGTAGCCCCAGACCTGCCTGTACCCCTACACCAGCCTGTATCCCTAGATCTGCCTGTATCCCTAGACCTGCCTGTACGCTAGACTGGCTTGTAGCTGGAGGCCAGCCTGTGCTCTAGACCTGCCTGTGCCCCTAGACCAGCCTGTACCCTTAGGCCAGCCTGTGCCCCACACCAGCCTGTATCCCTAGACCTGCCTGTACCCCTAGACCCGTCCGTACCCTAGACTCACTTGTAGCTGGAAGCCAGCCTGTGCCCTAGACCCGCCTGTGTCCCTAGACCAGCCTTACCCCTAGGCCAGCCTGTGCTCCAAACCATGCTCTGACCTCCAAAGCTCCTGTACCTCTAGCACAGCATGTGATCCCAGTCATTTCTGCGTCTCCAGACCAGCCTGTATCCCGAGAGAGCCCGTGTTCCCTAGAGAAATCTTGTACCTCTGCATGCAGCCTGTGTCCTGAGACCCAGCCTGTCCTCCACACTCAGCTGGTGCCCTCAGTCTGCATTCCCTAAAAGCACCCGCACTTATTGAGACAGCCTGTGCCCCAAGAGAGAGCGTTTGGATTCCTGGGGTCAGCTTGCTTCTCCCACACTGGAGGCAGGCCACACTCCCATCCTGTGAGCCCTGGGGAGACAGACCATTTTGATGCCTTCCCCAAAATGGAATCTGTGCCTGTTCCCCACTATTGATTCCACCAAGCAGACCTCTTGCCAACCACCCCTCAACATCCCACCAGAGACCTTGTGCTTCTAAGAAATGTGCTGCTCATTTCCTGCCCCATCACCTCTGAATGCCCAGACTGAACCCTTCAgtcttccttattttctcctcCAGATACCCCACACCGGTCACTGTTGTGCAGAATGGACTTTCACCCCTGGCTATGCCAGAGAGCTATCCCATACCTCTCACTCTCCCTGACAGGACATGCCATGCCCTCTACGTATACCAGTGGGACATCCTATACCCCTTGGGAATGGGAATGGGCTCTTGCTCCACATCTACTGACCCAAGGAAACTAACACCCCTCATGGTCCATCCAGGATGTCACAGGCTTGGTCACGCAGATGAGATCTCCAACACTGCTCTCCAAACAACATCCCATAACCTCAGTGTCCCTCAAAGAAGATCTTCTATCCCTGGGCTGTGGATGGGATTTCCCTCCTCAATTATCCAGATGTGACATCTTACATCCATAGGATCCCCAATAGGATGTCCCAAATCCTTGATAGCAAAGTGGGATGTCCCTGTAGTGTGAGGCACCCACCCACTCAGCATCCAGATTAAATACCACTTCTACAGACGGGCTAATTTTTTGTTCctcagagcctgaagcaggaagTTCCCAAACTTTTGCAAAATGGGATGCCCTGGTCATCATATGCTTGTGTAATTTGCTGAGATGCTTCTGTAGTGCCTAGGTTCTGTTCAAAGTATTTCATATGCATTAACTCGTTAATCCTCATAGCAACCTTATCAATAGTCACtaattatcatccccattttaacAGAAGTGAGAAATGAGGAGTGAGGAATGTTTAGTGGCTTAATCTATGTTCCCAGGCCAGTCATCTGGGATTTGAGCCCTGATTGTCTCTGTTTTTAACAACTATACTGCTTTGCATCTCACAAGGTCCTTGCTGCCCTGGAGAGGCTGCCCCCATTCCAACCTCACCGCATAAGGCAGGACTCCTCACATTCCTTGTTATCCTCCTATGGGTCTTCAGAGGACCATCTCCATCATCCCACACTCCTGACCCTGCTGCCAAGGGACCCCAAAGGACCCTCCAGAAGCTCATCACCACTTCCATTATCTCAGAAATATTCCACACTTTGCTCTGCCTCAAAGGACATCCCATACCACCCTGGGCTGCAaggacaggggaagggagggtgtGTGTGACCCATTCTACTCTTTTCCCGAATGGGATATGCCATCTGGAGTCAGAGACGAGATTTTCTAAATCATTATTAGCCAAAATGGGAGGCCAGACACCCACACTCTCTCAGAAAGATGTACCACACCTTCTTACTCTCTAGATGGGACTTCACATTTCCCTCATGGATGAAGACCATGTGTCCCCCACTGACTGCTACCAATAGCATCCTCACCCTTTGCTCTTCTGCATGAAGCATCCTTTACTTCTTGCTGCTGCAGGATTGCTGTTGCAGGGTAAGGATTCCCGTCCCACTGCTTTTGATGGGACCCCTCACGTCCTTTGCCTTCCCTTGGGCCATGGATGCAGCATCCCACCACCTCCCCTGACTCAGCACTTTATTTCTCACCCCTCCACATCCTCCTTCAATGTGGaaagttcctttcttcttctccagaCACACCACCCGGTCCCTCTTCTGCTTCTTGTACCCATCTTATTGTTGacctctctcctccacccctctaatgcctcagtttccccatctgtagaaggagagagagtattGGGCTAGGTGAATTTTTTGGAAGTTCTggttgcagggatccctgggtggctcagcggtttggcacctgcctttggcccagggcgctatcctggagtcccaggatcgagtcccacgttgggctcccggcatggagcctgcttctccctcctcctgtgtctctgcctctttctctctctctctctcaataaaaacaaataaataaatcttaaaaaaaaaaggaagttctggTTGCAAAATGAGGTTTAGGAAGTGCCCTCGTCTTTATAAGGTTTAGGTATCCTTAGACTTCACGTTCACAAAATTGGACAACTCTTACTCTTCTTTGGTTTCCATCATAATTGTCACCGGCCTTTCCAAGAGCCTTCTCGTGAGTTATTTTACATGAtattctccccccccccgccccacacctTCCTTTCTAACTCGGCTCTTTACTTGTGTCTGATATGCATCCacgaatatatattttaacttggAAATTATGTAGCGTTATTTTATATCTGtctgtgttttaatttacataaatgatATCATGCTGTGGATTTTTCCCCCTGTTTTACGATTTTTTCCCCTCAACACTTTCTCAGATCTCCGCATACTGCTTTCTGTTATTCTAGTTCATGGCTACCACATGCTGCAGAGATTTGCACAAGAGGGCATCC
Protein-coding sequences here:
- the CACNG6 gene encoding voltage-dependent calcium channel gamma-6 subunit isoform X2: MMMWSNFFMQEEDRRRREAAGRRRAQGQHQLTPEREGKIKLGLLLSAVGATLAVLAVGTEFWVELNTYKTNGSAVCEAAHLGLWKMCTKRLWQADVPEGRDTCGPAELPGEANCTYFKFFTTGENARIFQRTTKKGLLLLVSLEVFRHAVQALLQRVSDENPPAPALTYDYSWSLGCGVGASLVLLLGAGCFLLLTLPTWPWGSLCLKQGPRDT